A region of Streptomyces cinnamoneus DNA encodes the following proteins:
- the trmB gene encoding tRNA (guanosine(46)-N7)-methyltransferase TrmB, whose translation MPENHSSTAPATSPVPAPARARREPMFPDGPAPDPAGSHHERRIRSFQPRRSRVTPGQGDALRRLWPQWGLDIDGLSRLDLGELFGDPDLPVVLEIGFGMGEATAQMAAADPGTGILACDVHTPGQGNLLGLAERNGLANVRVANGDAIILLREMLAPDSLAGVRVYFPDPWPKKRHHKRRLIQPEFLALAATRLAPGGLLHCATDWEPYAEQMLEVLSASPDFENTQPDGGFAPRPEFRPLTRFEGQGLDKGHVVHDLLFRRRAAR comes from the coding sequence GTGCCTGAGAACCACTCCTCCACCGCCCCCGCCACCAGCCCGGTGCCGGCGCCCGCGCGCGCCCGGCGGGAACCGATGTTCCCCGACGGTCCCGCGCCGGACCCGGCGGGCTCGCACCACGAGCGCCGCATCCGCTCGTTCCAGCCGCGCCGCAGCCGGGTCACGCCCGGCCAGGGCGACGCGCTGCGCCGCCTGTGGCCCCAGTGGGGCCTGGACATCGACGGGCTGAGCCGCCTGGACCTGGGCGAGCTGTTCGGGGACCCGGACCTTCCGGTCGTGCTGGAGATCGGCTTCGGCATGGGAGAGGCCACGGCCCAGATGGCCGCCGCCGACCCCGGAACCGGCATCCTCGCCTGTGACGTGCACACCCCCGGCCAGGGCAATCTGCTGGGCCTCGCCGAGCGGAACGGCCTCGCCAACGTCCGGGTGGCGAACGGCGACGCGATCATCCTGCTCCGCGAGATGCTCGCCCCCGACAGCCTCGCCGGCGTCCGCGTCTACTTCCCGGACCCGTGGCCCAAGAAGCGCCACCACAAGCGCCGTCTGATCCAGCCGGAGTTCCTGGCCCTGGCCGCGACCCGACTGGCGCCCGGCGGCCTGCTGCACTGCGCGACCGACTGGGAGCCGTACGCCGAGCAGATGCTGGAGGTGCTCTCGGCCAGCCCGGACTTCGAGAACACCCAGCCCGACGGCGGCTTCGCCCCGCGGCCGGAGTTCCGCCCGCTGACGCGCTTCGAGGGCCAGGGCCTGGACAAGGGCCATGTGGTGCATGACCTGCTGTTCCGCCGCCGGGCGGCGCGGTAG
- a CDS encoding PrsW family intramembrane metalloprotease produces MHDSPPPLPQHQPPSPPTAWQHYKPRRALWDTLWDNKAVRAGGVFLLLALCGLIILALVREQTGTQGFLVGLGLAVLPVPLLIAAFRWMDRVEPKPWRNLIFAFAWGACAATLVALLANGYATKWLLNTVDVAREDDASAWGATFVAPVVEESGKAAAVLLLYLFRRRDFNGIVDGVVIAGITATGFAFTENILYLGNAYASDQSFGYSGLPSTTAATFFLRVLMSPFAHPLFTSLTGLGFGIAATLAPRRRVLRCVVPVLALLTAMLLHGIWNGSASLPGAGFMAVYILFMVPVFGVLTWLTIWSRQNELRTIRSHLPAYQAAGWLTPPEPFALSSMRARGIARDVARRSGGSASARTVAEYISFATSLAFLRERAYRGAPDPDFTAREQELLHHLWQRKDTAQPALAQAIAATPRPPTPHPFYVPPTHPWPAQPWPTQPTPPAPGPGWPQTPGQHR; encoded by the coding sequence GTGCATGACTCCCCGCCGCCCTTGCCGCAGCACCAGCCGCCGTCACCGCCGACGGCGTGGCAGCACTACAAGCCACGCCGAGCCCTCTGGGACACCCTCTGGGACAACAAGGCGGTGCGAGCCGGCGGCGTCTTCCTGCTGCTCGCCCTCTGCGGCCTGATCATCCTGGCGCTCGTGCGCGAGCAGACCGGCACCCAGGGCTTCCTCGTGGGCCTGGGCCTCGCCGTGCTGCCCGTGCCGCTGCTCATAGCCGCGTTCCGCTGGATGGACCGGGTCGAGCCGAAGCCCTGGCGGAACCTGATCTTCGCCTTCGCCTGGGGTGCCTGCGCGGCCACGCTCGTGGCCCTGCTGGCCAACGGCTACGCCACGAAGTGGCTGCTGAACACCGTGGACGTGGCCAGGGAGGACGACGCGTCCGCGTGGGGCGCGACGTTCGTGGCACCGGTGGTCGAGGAGAGCGGCAAGGCCGCGGCCGTGCTCCTGCTCTACCTCTTCCGGAGGCGGGACTTCAACGGCATCGTCGACGGTGTCGTGATCGCGGGCATCACGGCGACGGGCTTCGCGTTCACGGAGAACATCCTCTACCTGGGCAACGCCTACGCGTCCGACCAGAGCTTCGGCTACTCGGGCCTGCCCTCGACGACGGCGGCGACGTTCTTCCTTCGCGTCCTGATGTCGCCCTTCGCGCACCCGCTGTTCACGTCGCTGACCGGCCTGGGCTTCGGCATAGCGGCCACGCTGGCGCCCCGCCGCCGGGTTCTGCGCTGCGTCGTCCCCGTGCTCGCGCTCCTGACGGCGATGCTGCTGCACGGCATATGGAACGGCTCGGCGTCGCTGCCCGGTGCCGGCTTCATGGCCGTCTACATCCTCTTCATGGTGCCGGTCTTCGGCGTCCTGACCTGGCTCACCATCTGGTCCCGCCAGAACGAGCTCCGAACGATCCGCAGCCACCTGCCCGCCTACCAGGCCGCCGGCTGGCTCACTCCGCCGGAGCCGTTCGCCCTGTCCTCGATGCGCGCCCGGGGCATCGCCCGGGACGTGGCCCGCCGCAGCGGCGGCTCCGCGTCGGCCCGCACGGTGGCGGAGTACATATCCTTCGCGACGTCCCTGGCCTTCCTGCGCGAGCGCGCCTACCGAGGCGCCCCGGACCCGGACTTCACGGCACGGGAGCAGGAGCTGCTGCACCACCTCTGGCAGCGCAAGGACACCGCGCAACCGGCCCTGGCCCAGGCGATCGCAGCAACCCCCCGCCCCCCGACGCCCCACCCCTTCTACGTACCCCCCACCCACCCCTGGCCCGCCCAACCGTGGCCCACCCAGCCCACGCCCCCGGCACCGGGCCCGGGGTGGCCCCAGACACCGGGACAGCACCGCTGA
- a CDS encoding DUF3427 domain-containing protein — protein sequence MNRHFADHATPVPGLYERLVTSRLEGHLQQLQANGWKAIDQQVGEQSTPHVLARHIAETVQQILAGLPPAEQVTAANHILESMSTLDGAKQWVDVIADGPRHLLAIAEQEAPGAYAIRPATPLSDTALLTNSPEDPNLGFELRAELATADRVDLLCAFVKWHGLRVLEEALKSAAARGMPIRVITTTYIGATERKALDRLVREFNAEVKVNYELRSTRLHAKAWLFRRNSGYDTAYVGSSNLSRAALLDGLEWNVRLSSVATPAVLRKFEATFDSYWSEPAFETYDPDTDAERLDAALQQAGGKQRADARTISLSGLEVRPYAHQRDMLEQLQIERDVHDRHRNLLVAATGTGKTVMAALDYRELKRKHQGRDLKLLFVAHRQEILKQSLRTYQDVLNDANFGELSVGGEVPEQWTHVFASVQSLNARSLEGLAPDHFDVIVIDEFHHGVSPTYRRIIDHFKPMELLGLTATPERMDGRNVQDEFFDGRVAAEMRLWEALENDLLSPFHYFGIADNVDLDGLTWKRGAYDTGELDRLFTGNHARARLVVKAIQDKIAEPSSIRALGFCVSVAHARFMAEFFQQAGFDARALDGTTPAPERAQALADLRDGKIQVLFSVDLFNEGLDIPDVDTLLLLRPTSSATVFLQQLGRGLRRTPDKAVLTVLDFIGQHRKEFRFEEQFRALTNLTRKRLLDSIEHGFPLLPSGCQIVLDRKSRDRIIGNIKSQLSVNVTQLAREVAAYAEPKLADYLRESQRELQELYRSNNSWTRLLRRAGLLPETGPEGEEALLKRVSAFLHVDDPARVAAYSRMLEDDAPAYEALDEPTRAYARMLFFSLWPLGGGFDSYAQGFATLAEQTAFRSELRQVLHSNLERTEHLPVALEGRHATLPLAVHASYSREEILPALGQASVGGFVPGHFREGVKWCEDAKIDALLITLEKDAKDFSPETRYKDYAKSSELFHWESQNQTSSTSPTGVRYQTHQANGSAVFLFVRRYKKNDIGGAQPWMLLGPAEYVSHEGSNPMGITWKLQHEMPADVQTYSAVAAG from the coding sequence ATGAACCGGCACTTCGCAGACCATGCAACACCCGTACCCGGCCTGTACGAACGGCTGGTCACGTCCCGTCTTGAGGGGCACCTCCAGCAACTGCAGGCCAACGGCTGGAAGGCCATCGACCAGCAGGTCGGTGAGCAGTCAACCCCTCACGTGCTCGCACGCCATATCGCCGAGACGGTCCAGCAGATCCTTGCCGGCTTGCCCCCAGCCGAGCAGGTCACGGCTGCCAACCACATCCTCGAGTCCATGAGCACGCTGGACGGGGCAAAGCAGTGGGTCGACGTGATCGCGGACGGTCCCCGCCATTTGTTGGCCATTGCCGAGCAGGAGGCTCCTGGCGCATACGCCATACGCCCGGCGACGCCGCTCTCCGACACGGCGCTCCTCACCAACTCTCCAGAAGACCCGAATCTCGGATTCGAGCTGCGTGCCGAGCTGGCGACGGCCGACCGTGTCGACCTGCTCTGCGCTTTCGTGAAGTGGCACGGCCTGCGCGTCTTGGAGGAAGCGCTCAAGAGCGCCGCCGCCCGGGGAATGCCCATCCGCGTCATCACGACCACGTACATCGGGGCCACGGAGCGCAAGGCGCTGGACCGGTTGGTCAGGGAGTTCAACGCCGAGGTCAAGGTCAACTACGAGCTGCGCTCCACTCGGCTTCACGCAAAAGCCTGGCTCTTCCGGAGGAACAGCGGCTATGACACCGCTTACGTCGGCAGCTCCAACCTCTCACGGGCGGCGCTCCTAGACGGCCTGGAGTGGAACGTACGGCTGTCTTCCGTAGCCACCCCTGCTGTCCTCAGGAAGTTCGAGGCCACCTTCGACTCCTATTGGAGCGAGCCCGCCTTCGAGACGTACGACCCCGATACGGACGCCGAGAGGTTGGACGCCGCCCTTCAGCAAGCTGGCGGCAAGCAGCGGGCCGACGCCCGGACCATCAGTCTGTCTGGGCTTGAGGTGCGGCCGTACGCCCACCAGAGAGACATGCTCGAGCAGCTTCAGATCGAGCGGGACGTCCACGACCGTCATCGGAACCTCCTTGTCGCAGCGACCGGTACCGGCAAAACAGTGATGGCTGCCCTCGATTACCGGGAGCTCAAGAGGAAGCACCAGGGTCGCGATCTCAAGCTCCTCTTCGTCGCCCACCGCCAGGAAATCCTGAAGCAGTCACTGCGCACCTACCAGGACGTCCTGAACGACGCGAACTTCGGTGAACTGTCCGTTGGGGGCGAAGTCCCCGAGCAGTGGACCCATGTCTTCGCTAGCGTCCAGTCCCTCAACGCCCGGTCACTCGAAGGCCTCGCTCCAGACCACTTCGATGTGATCGTCATCGACGAGTTCCATCACGGCGTTTCCCCCACGTACCGCCGCATCATCGACCACTTCAAGCCGATGGAGCTGCTCGGTCTGACGGCAACCCCGGAACGCATGGACGGTCGCAACGTCCAAGACGAGTTCTTCGACGGTCGCGTCGCAGCTGAGATGCGGCTGTGGGAAGCGCTGGAGAACGACCTGCTCAGCCCCTTCCACTACTTTGGCATTGCCGACAACGTGGATCTGGATGGCCTGACGTGGAAGCGTGGCGCCTATGACACCGGAGAACTAGACAGGCTCTTCACTGGGAACCACGCCCGCGCCCGCCTGGTGGTTAAAGCCATTCAGGACAAAATCGCCGAGCCGAGCTCCATACGCGCCTTGGGGTTCTGTGTCTCTGTAGCCCACGCCCGGTTCATGGCCGAGTTCTTCCAGCAGGCCGGCTTTGACGCCCGGGCACTGGATGGGACCACCCCCGCACCGGAGCGTGCACAGGCACTGGCTGACCTGCGGGACGGCAAGATCCAGGTCCTCTTCTCCGTCGACCTGTTCAATGAAGGGCTGGACATCCCGGACGTGGACACGCTGCTCCTGCTGCGCCCCACCTCCAGCGCCACCGTCTTTCTTCAGCAGCTTGGCCGAGGCTTGCGGCGCACCCCGGACAAGGCCGTGCTGACCGTGCTCGACTTCATCGGGCAGCACCGCAAGGAGTTCCGCTTCGAAGAGCAGTTCCGGGCCCTGACCAATCTCACCCGCAAGCGGTTGCTGGACAGCATCGAGCATGGCTTCCCTCTGCTGCCTTCGGGCTGTCAGATCGTGCTGGACCGGAAGTCTCGGGACCGCATCATCGGCAACATCAAGAGCCAGCTCAGCGTCAACGTCACACAGCTGGCCCGGGAGGTTGCCGCCTATGCCGAACCGAAGCTGGCGGACTATCTGCGGGAAAGCCAGCGCGAGCTCCAGGAGCTCTACCGCTCGAACAACTCCTGGACTCGTTTGCTGCGCAGGGCTGGCCTCCTCCCCGAGACCGGGCCAGAGGGCGAGGAGGCACTGCTCAAGCGGGTGTCCGCCTTCCTGCACGTCGACGATCCGGCACGGGTGGCGGCGTACAGCCGGATGCTGGAAGACGATGCACCAGCGTACGAGGCCCTCGATGAGCCAACACGGGCCTACGCCCGCATGCTGTTCTTCAGCCTGTGGCCCCTCGGAGGCGGTTTTGACTCATACGCCCAGGGCTTCGCGACCTTGGCGGAACAGACCGCGTTCCGCAGCGAGCTGCGGCAGGTGCTCCACTCCAACCTGGAGCGCACCGAGCACCTTCCGGTAGCCCTTGAGGGACGGCACGCCACCCTTCCCCTCGCCGTTCACGCCTCCTACAGCCGAGAGGAGATCCTGCCCGCACTGGGGCAAGCCAGCGTGGGCGGCTTCGTCCCTGGGCACTTCCGCGAAGGGGTGAAGTGGTGTGAGGACGCAAAGATCGACGCGTTGCTGATCACCTTGGAGAAGGACGCAAAGGACTTCTCCCCCGAGACGCGCTACAAGGACTACGCAAAGAGCTCTGAGCTCTTCCACTGGGAGTCCCAGAACCAGACGTCCAGCACCTCGCCCACCGGTGTCCGCTACCAGACGCACCAAGCGAACGGCTCGGCCGTCTTCTTGTTCGTACGCCGGTACAAGAAGAACGACATTGGCGGGGCCCAGCCGTGGATGCTGCTCGGTCCGGCCGAGTACGTCTCCCATGAGGGGAGCAATCCCATGGGCATCACCTGGAAGCTCCAGCACGAGATGCCGGCCGACGTGCAGACGTATTCCGCCGTCGCCGCCGGCTGA
- a CDS encoding aldo/keto reductase translates to MADNHRKIGTLTVHPLALGGNVFGWTADEKQSFAVLDAYAEAGGNFIDTADVYSAWVPGNEGGESETIIGDWLAARGNRADIVVATKVGNGFPEHHGLAPDTIKKDVEASLRRLRTDYIDLYYTHVDDTSVPVEDIISTLDALVKEGKVREIAASNITADRLRESLDFSSRAGLARYVAVQPHYNLVSRDTYEGELADVSAEHGLAAVPYFALASGFLTGKYRPGTTVESARSGGAVKYLETERGLKVLAALDEVAAAHDAELATVALAWLAAQPTVATPLASARTVDQLAPLLAVADLELTDTELAKLTQASA, encoded by the coding sequence ATGGCTGACAATCACCGTAAGATCGGCACGCTCACCGTCCATCCGCTGGCGCTCGGCGGCAACGTCTTCGGCTGGACGGCCGACGAGAAGCAGTCGTTCGCCGTGCTCGACGCCTACGCCGAGGCGGGCGGCAACTTCATCGACACGGCCGACGTGTACTCCGCCTGGGTGCCCGGCAACGAGGGCGGCGAGTCCGAGACCATCATCGGCGACTGGCTGGCGGCCCGCGGCAACCGCGCCGACATCGTCGTGGCCACCAAGGTGGGCAACGGCTTCCCGGAGCACCACGGCCTGGCACCGGACACCATCAAGAAGGACGTCGAGGCCTCCCTGCGCCGTCTGCGCACGGACTACATCGACCTTTACTACACGCACGTCGACGACACGTCCGTGCCGGTGGAGGACATCATCTCCACGCTGGACGCCCTGGTGAAGGAGGGCAAGGTCCGCGAGATCGCCGCCTCCAACATCACGGCGGACCGCCTGAGGGAGTCGCTGGACTTCTCCTCCCGCGCCGGCCTCGCCCGCTACGTGGCCGTTCAGCCCCACTACAACCTGGTCTCCCGCGACACCTACGAGGGCGAGCTGGCGGACGTCTCCGCCGAGCACGGCCTGGCCGCCGTCCCCTACTTCGCCCTGGCGTCGGGCTTTCTGACCGGCAAGTACCGCCCGGGCACGACCGTGGAGAGCGCACGGTCGGGCGGCGCGGTGAAGTACCTGGAGACGGAGCGCGGACTCAAGGTCCTGGCCGCCCTGGACGAGGTGGCCGCGGCCCACGACGCCGAGCTCGCCACGGTCGCCCTGGCCTGGCTCGCCGCCCAGCCCACGGTCGCCACCCCCCTGGCCAGCGCCCGCACGGTCGACCAGCTCGCCCCGCTCCTCGCGGTCGCGGACCTGGAGCTGACGGACACGGAGCTGGCGAAGCTGACGCAGGCGTCGGCGTAA